TCAACGCTTCAATTGGTGCCTGATTGGAATGATAATGCAGGATAAGCTGGTATCCGTCTGCCATCAATTTTTTGGCAATAGCGGATCCGATATCACCACTGGCCCCCATTAAAAGGATGGTTTTCTTCATTCTTCCACCGTTTCTTTTTGAATCGTACAAGTTGCCAGACGTTCTTCTTCAATCCACGTACTTAAAAATGCATTGACATCCTGAACTGTCAGTTTTTGGATAAATGGCACGATATCCAGTAAATTCACATGCTTAAAAGCTAATGTAGCAAATTGATTGGCAATAAATTCTAACGAGTTCATGGCACGGAGTATCTCCCCCATTTTTTTCTTTTTCATCCGTTCGAAAGCCGCTTCACTGATTTCCATATCCTTTGTTGACAACAGCATTTCCTGTACCCTGGAAGCAAATTGTTCCGGATGTTTGGTATTGGAACCAATGGCAACATACCCAAAGGACGATTGCAAATTACTTTCGAAAAAGAAACTGTTATCAATTAAATCAGCATCGTATAATTCTTGGTAAAAGTCGCCCCCGGTGGAAAAGAAATAATCGAGTACGATATCTGTTAATAAATCACGTTTTAGATAAGCATCTCCTTGAAGCTGCTGTTTCGGCTCTTTAATACCTACTGAACATTTTGGTATCGACACCGGCATGTTTATTTTTAATTCTTTCTCTTTTACCTGATTCGGTTCTTCCGGGAATTCACGCTGTATATCCTCTAATTTATCAAATGATTTTTTTTCCTGGTTTTGGATAATGATATCCATCATCTGCTCCGGATCAACATTTCCCGTTACAAATAAAATCATATTTTCCGGATGGTAAAAAGTATGGTAACAGGTATACAGGTCATCTTTTGTAATCGTATAAATCGAATCCACCGTACCGGCAATATCGATATTGACAGGATGATGATGGAACAATGCCTTATTCGTTCCCATGAACAGGCGCCAATCCGGCTGATCATCATACATATTAATTTCCTGGGCGATAATACCTTTTTCCTTTTCAACCGACTGTTCCGAGAAATACGGATCCTGTACAAAATCAATCAATGTTAAAACATTTTTTTCAATATTACTTGTTGCTGAAAATAAATAAGCTGTCTCTGTAAACGAAGTAAATGCATTCGGAGAAGCTGCCTGTTTCGTAAAATCTGTAAAAACATCACGGTCTTCTTTCTCAAATAATTTATGCTCCAAGAAATGTGCAATTCCATCCGGTACCGTAATTGGCTCATTTTGGCCAATAGGTACAAAGCTGCGATCAACCGAGCCATAATTGGTCATAAAAACACCGTATGTTTTTGTCAGCTCTGGTTTTGGCAACAAACAAACCTGCAATCCATTATCCAGTTTTTTTTCATATAATGTTTCGTCCACTGTTTCAAAATACTGCTTATTCATGAGCTGCTCCTCCTTCACTTGTTAATAGATAAACCATGTCTTCCTGCACTTGCTCCGCTACATCAATAACCTGCTCTTTGGTTACCTGCTGGATGCCTGCAAACAGTTCATCCATGGTCATTTCTTTCTGCCCGACCACTTGCTGATACATTAATTCAATGATTCCCTGTGCATGATCCAGCGTCTCTTGTAACTGGTTAATGATAAGCTGCTTCGTTTCCTCTAATTCTTCTTCTGTAAAATCCCCGTTTTTCATGGCTTCCATCTGCTCGCGAATAATCGACAGTGCTTTCTCATAGTCTGCCGGTGCAATACCGCTCATCACAAATAACAAACCTTTATGGCTTTCTATACGGGATGCCACTGTATAAGCAAGGCTATTTTTCTCTCTTACATTAATAAATAATTTTGAACTTGGAAAACCGCCAAAGAGGGCATTAAAAACCTGCAAAGCCGGGTATTTTTCATCCCGGTAAAGAATATTGGTCCGATAGCCAATATTTAATTTTGCCTGTTGAATCTGGTCTTTCTCAACGACTTCTTTTCCGTTTTCTACCTGCTTCGATATATCTTCATCAGCAGGTGCTATGTCCTTTTGGTTTCCAGAACGTTTAAACTGTTGGGTTAATAGGTTCAACATCTGTTCTGCTTCGAAATCACCGCTCACATAAACATCCATGGCATCTTCTGTACGGACATTTTCAAAATATGTGAACAATGCGTCATTTGAGAGTGTGGACAGGTCTTCTTCATAGCCCTGTGCATGAATGCTGTATGCCTCATCACCACACATTTCATCAATTAATCGCATATTGGCATAGCTGGCCTTATTATCCTTAATGGAATGTATATTTTGACGCAGCGTCTCTTTTTCTCTCTCAAACACCTTCTGGGAAAAGCCATTACCTTCCTGATGCGGTTGATAAATCATTTCATGCAGTAACCCAGCAGCCCGTTCCATTAGAGAATCACTTTCCGGGAGAAACTTTGCATTCGGCACTTCTAAGTAAAACGTCAATATATGACTTTCTCCTTTTTTAGATCCGCCGATAGATATGACTGAACCATACAGTTCTGCTAATTCTTCCTGCAGTTCTTTACGTGTTGGAAACGAAGCAGTTCCTTGTTTTAAAATATAAGGAAGTAACGCCCGTTTCGTGATAGTCTCCCTTTCTAACGGAGCACGGAATTTCACTGCAAAGGTAATTGTTTTATGCTTTTTATTTGGAAGTATGTGAAATTGGATATTGTTTTCCATCTTCTTGATTTCTTTAACGCTCATAATTATCCTCCATTCTTAACGATCTACTATTTATTTTACGCCTTTCTCTTCCTTATCATCCATCATCCTGAAAGAAAACAAAAAATAATTTATCGCAGTGCAACAGACTGGGGCTGGGACTGGGACTACCAATGCTGTCAGGTTAATCAATTTTATAAAAATTATATTCGATACAGGTAGATAGTAATAAAACTATCTAGCGGAGGAAAAACACGGAGACTCCTGCGGGAAAGCGCAAATGTCTTCGGTGGGACGAGTAAGCGCAGTCCCAGTGGGAAGACCCCGCAGGAAAAAAGCGAACTTCTTTTTTCCGAGGAGGAGTGAGCTCGGGGCCCGCGGAAAGCGTAGTGTTTTTCCGTAGCGGTCATATTAACCTGACAACCTTGCTGCGATTACTCGTCCCATCGAAAACCATTGCGCTTACCATTGTTGTCAGGTTACCGCGACCGCTACGAAATAAAGTTTCACTTTATATTCTTTTCCGCACAACCTGAAAGCGAAACATATCTGCCCGAAAATAATTCATGGAATATAAAACAGCCTCATCATCACTGGTATAATGCATCTGTTTTAACAAAAGCAGCGGATCATCCGGCGTACATTGCAAAATACTGTAGATTCGTTCATGATATGTAAATGGTTCTATATCCGCTATGGCATAAGCAATTTGTTTTTCCGAAGCTGCTTCAATCGTGCTGATAATAGACGCTTTTTCCCGCAGTTTTGCTAACGATAGATAAGGTGCCGGTGCTTTATCCATACAAAACACAACAGGAACATCATCCGCCGTACGGATTCTTTCTATTGTTGTGACAGATTCCAGATCAAATTTACCGAAATCACGCTGTTCCTGTACGGTAGCGTCTAATACATCGGTGCTAATATATTGTGTTCCCGGCTTTTTTCCAGACTGTTTAATCATATACGTTACGCTGCTCAGCTCTTCAATACCAGCTTGAAATAACGGGGTCGCATTGACAAATGTGCCGACGCCATGTTTGCGGGTGACAATTTGGTCTTCTTCCAGCATCCTCAACGCTTCCCTTAACGTTGCCCGGGAAACTCCTAATTGTTTGGAAAGCGTATATTCTGATGGCAATTTTTCTTCCTCTGTATACGTTCCGTCTGCAATACCTGCTTTTATTTTATCCATTACCTGTAAATATAAATGTCTCTCATCATCACGTAAAGTCATTTTTCCACCTCTTTCCTATTATATACTTGATAATAACCTTTTATATCTGCTTCTAATCGTATCATTTCTTCAATGAATTTTGAACTTTTGACTTGCCGCATGGAAAAAGCGGCTTACCTCCCAGAGATAAACCGCGTTTCTTTAAGATGTACCAGAGTGCTCTTCTGCCTGGTCAGATACCAGTACGGTACGGGGTTTGCTTCCTTCATAAGGCCCGACAATACCACGTTCTTCCATGGCGTCGATTAACCGGGCAGCCCTTGTATAACCAATCCGGAAGCGGCGCTGCAACTTAGAGACGCTGGCACTTTGCATTTCAATAATCAATTGCACGGCCTCATCATAGAGTTCGTCATCTACTTCCTCTACAACTTCATTCGTCTCTTCCGGTATCATTTCTTCCTGATAACTTGCCTGTTGTTGTTCCACACAGTGTTCAACAATGCGTTCCACCTCTTCATCCGATAAAAATGCACCTTGCACACGGGTGGTCTTAGAACTGCCGGCCGGAACATACAGCATATCGCCGCGTCCCAGTAATTTCTCTGCTCCACCTGAATCCAGAATCGTACGTGAATCAGTTGTCGATGAAACACTAAACGCTATTCTGGATGGAATATTTGCTTTAATTACACCGGTAATAACGTCTACAGATGGACGTTGTGTCGCAATAATCAAATGAATCCCAGCTGCCCTTGCCATTTGTGCAAGCCGGGTAATCGCATCTTCCACGTCATTGGAAGCTACCATCATTAAATCCGCCAGCTCATCTACCAGTACCACAATATATGGCAAGTAAGGCTGCTGATCCTCTTCAGCTGCCGTTTCATTAAACTTCCGGATATAAGCGTTATATGCCTCCATATTTCTTGTACCGCTGTCTGAAAACAGATCATATCTCCGTTCCATCTCGTCAACAATCTTTTTTAAAGCCCTGGAAGCTTTTTTCGGGTCAGTAACCACAGGTGTTAATAGATGCGGAATTCCGTTGTATACATTCAACTCTACTTTTTTCGGGTCAATCATCATCATCTTCACTTCATGCGGTTTGGCACGCATTAAAATACTGGTAATAATGCCATTGACACAGACACTTTTCCCGCTTCCTGTCGCACCTGCAATCAGTAAATGCGGCATTTTATTTAGTTCACCGGCTATTGCTTCCCCGGAAATATCCCGGCCTAAAGCAAACATCAATTTATTCGTTTTAGACGATTGTTTATCCAGCACTTCCCGAAGCGAAACCATCGCGATTTCTTTGTTGGGAACTTCAATGCCGACTGCTGATTTACCTGGTATAGGCGCTTCGATACGAATATCTTTGGCTGCCAGTGCCAGCGCAATATCATCATGCA
The nucleotide sequence above comes from Oceanobacillus timonensis. Encoded proteins:
- a CDS encoding GntR family transcriptional regulator, with translation MTLRDDERHLYLQVMDKIKAGIADGTYTEEEKLPSEYTLSKQLGVSRATLREALRMLEEDQIVTRKHGVGTFVNATPLFQAGIEELSSVTYMIKQSGKKPGTQYISTDVLDATVQEQRDFGKFDLESVTTIERIRTADDVPVVFCMDKAPAPYLSLAKLREKASIISTIEAASEKQIAYAIADIEPFTYHERIYSILQCTPDDPLLLLKQMHYTSDDEAVLYSMNYFRADMFRFQVVRKRI
- a CDS encoding FtsK/SpoIIIE family DNA translocase, whose product is MAAKKRKKRKKRTTKQAKGLQMELTGLLLIFIAIFGSGAAILSGGAIPDWLGNIFQFFMGIWHFIIPVALFIIGFYLIFKRKAPDFLTRRLIGFYIFMAGMLLLTHVQVMESLLTNAEDVSILGLTWQLYFQYLDGTGTLVQTGGGMFGALLFTISYFLFSIAGSRIVVFFCFLIGIIFMTNLSIGDFIKKLTAGIKATFAYLGERIERSKENRAERKEEENKNQKDVPDTVTKSRAEADNAAPEEQEYSAEELLINDFTDVAYQEQPGTEANKGKTENTKEKTANIDHEEEAHEGMPMTATENHDYQLPSMELLANPAHHSQQQEKSHIQATVRKLDRTFQSFGVKAKIAKVHVGPAVTKYEVYPESGVKVSKIVGLHDDIALALAAKDIRIEAPIPGKSAVGIEVPNKEIAMVSLREVLDKQSSKTNKLMFALGRDISGEAIAGELNKMPHLLIAGATGSGKSVCVNGIITSILMRAKPHEVKMMMIDPKKVELNVYNGIPHLLTPVVTDPKKASRALKKIVDEMERRYDLFSDSGTRNMEAYNAYIRKFNETAAEEDQQPYLPYIVVLVDELADLMMVASNDVEDAITRLAQMARAAGIHLIIATQRPSVDVITGVIKANIPSRIAFSVSSTTDSRTILDSGGAEKLLGRGDMLYVPAGSSKTTRVQGAFLSDEEVERIVEHCVEQQQASYQEEMIPEETNEVVEEVDDELYDEAVQLIIEMQSASVSKLQRRFRIGYTRAARLIDAMEERGIVGPYEGSKPRTVLVSDQAEEHSGTS
- the yfmF gene encoding EF-P 5-aminopentanol modification-associated protein YfmF: MSVKEIKKMENNIQFHILPNKKHKTITFAVKFRAPLERETITKRALLPYILKQGTASFPTRKELQEELAELYGSVISIGGSKKGESHILTFYLEVPNAKFLPESDSLMERAAGLLHEMIYQPHQEGNGFSQKVFEREKETLRQNIHSIKDNKASYANMRLIDEMCGDEAYSIHAQGYEEDLSTLSNDALFTYFENVRTEDAMDVYVSGDFEAEQMLNLLTQQFKRSGNQKDIAPADEDISKQVENGKEVVEKDQIQQAKLNIGYRTNILYRDEKYPALQVFNALFGGFPSSKLFINVREKNSLAYTVASRIESHKGLLFVMSGIAPADYEKALSIIREQMEAMKNGDFTEEELEETKQLIINQLQETLDHAQGIIELMYQQVVGQKEMTMDELFAGIQQVTKEQVIDVAEQVQEDMVYLLTSEGGAAHE
- the yfmH gene encoding EF-P 5-aminopentanol modification-associated protein YfmH — translated: MNKQYFETVDETLYEKKLDNGLQVCLLPKPELTKTYGVFMTNYGSVDRSFVPIGQNEPITVPDGIAHFLEHKLFEKEDRDVFTDFTKQAASPNAFTSFTETAYLFSATSNIEKNVLTLIDFVQDPYFSEQSVEKEKGIIAQEINMYDDQPDWRLFMGTNKALFHHHPVNIDIAGTVDSIYTITKDDLYTCYHTFYHPENMILFVTGNVDPEQMMDIIIQNQEKKSFDKLEDIQREFPEEPNQVKEKELKINMPVSIPKCSVGIKEPKQQLQGDAYLKRDLLTDIVLDYFFSTGGDFYQELYDADLIDNSFFFESNLQSSFGYVAIGSNTKHPEQFASRVQEMLLSTKDMEISEAAFERMKKKKMGEILRAMNSLEFIANQFATLAFKHVNLLDIVPFIQKLTVQDVNAFLSTWIEEERLATCTIQKETVEE